In one window of Microtus pennsylvanicus isolate mMicPen1 chromosome 2, mMicPen1.hap1, whole genome shotgun sequence DNA:
- the LOC142844932 gene encoding olfactory receptor 4K3-like, with translation MEELNQSEVSEFIILGLCDSWELQAFFLVIFSSLYLITILGNIFIVVIITIDLHLHSPMYFLLANLSFIDFCLSSVTTPKMITDFLKEKKTISFGGCMCQIFFGHFFGGGEMVLLVSMAYDRYVAICKPLHYSSIMNRHTCIGLVMSSWIIGFVHSISQLVIIINLPFCGSRELDSFFCDIPLVIKLACMDTYVLEILINADSGVLATICFILLLISYSHILITVCLHSKDGTSKALSTCTVVILFFGPCIFIYLWPVSITWVDKFLAVFYAVVTPLLNPAIYTLRNKEIRNAMKRLQC, from the coding sequence ATGGAAGAACTAAACCAATCTGAAGTATCTGAATTCATTATTCTTGGGCTTTGTGACTCTTGGGAGCTCCAGGCCTTCTTCTTAGTGATATTTTCCTCACTTTATTTAATCACCATTTTGGGCAACATATTTATTGTAGTCATAATCACCATTGACCTTCATCTTCACTCTCCTATGTATTTCCTGTTGGCCAATCTCTCATTCATTGACTTTTGCCTTTCTTCAGTCACTACACCTAAGATGATCACAGACtttctcaaggaaaaaaagaCTATCTCCTTTGGAGGGTGCATGTGTCAAATTTTCTTTGGACACTTCTTTGGAGGGGGCGAGATGGTACTGCTTGTCTCAATGGCCTATGATCGTTATGTGGCCATCTGTAAGCCACTCCATTACTCCAGCATcatgaacagacatacatgcattgGATTAGTGATGTCATCATGGATCATTGGATTTGTGCATTCAATAAGCCAATTGGTTATAATCATTAATCTGCCCTTCTGTGGATCCAGAGAATTGGATAGTTTTTTCTGCGATATTCCATTGGTCATCAAGTTAGCCTGCATGGACACATATGTTTTAGAAATTTTGATAAATGCTGACAGTGGGGTGCTAGCAACCATATGCTTCATTCTGTTGCTGATCTCCTATTCTCATATTCTGATtactgtctgtcttcactcaaaGGATGGGACATCCAAAGCCCTCTCTACTTGCACTGTGGTCATATTATTTTTTGGGCCCTGCATCTTCATCTACCTGTGGCCAGTCAGCATAACCTGGGTGGACAAGTTTCTGGCAGTGTTTTATGCTGTCGTCACACCTCTCCTCAACCCAGCCATTTACACtttaagaaacaaagagattAGAAATGCTATGAAGAGATTACAATGCTAG